A single region of the Candidatus Krumholzibacteriia bacterium genome encodes:
- the cybH gene encoding Ni/Fe-hydrogenase, b-type cytochrome subunit — MQTSTLRRAYVWQFAVRMFHWINALCIVVLALTGYLIGRPLAFSNASEASFSYWFGTVRFIHFTAAYILIFNFLFRIYWGFVGNEYANWRNFIPLRRSQWVEIGKVLKVDILLGKMEEPLPSTGHNALAGVVYFLSFLVFLAQVMTGLALYSAMSDWPLANMFAWVVPLFGGDFGVRQWHHMLMWFFPIFILVHVYLVAYHDYVEGRGVMSSMVGGWKFIDRPSPGARSRR, encoded by the coding sequence ATGCAAACGAGCACATTGCGGCGCGCGTACGTCTGGCAGTTTGCGGTACGCATGTTCCACTGGATCAACGCCCTCTGCATCGTGGTCCTCGCCCTCACCGGCTACCTGATCGGGCGCCCCCTCGCGTTTTCCAACGCGTCGGAGGCGTCGTTCAGCTACTGGTTCGGCACGGTGCGCTTCATCCACTTCACCGCGGCGTACATCCTGATCTTCAACTTCCTGTTCCGCATCTACTGGGGCTTCGTGGGCAACGAGTACGCCAACTGGCGCAACTTCATCCCGCTCAGGCGCAGCCAGTGGGTCGAGATCGGAAAGGTTCTCAAGGTGGACATCCTGCTGGGCAAGATGGAGGAACCGCTGCCGTCGACGGGACACAACGCGCTGGCCGGGGTGGTGTACTTTCTCTCCTTCCTGGTCTTCCTGGCCCAGGTGATGACGGGGCTCGCGCTCTATTCGGCCATGAGCGATTGGCCGCTGGCCAACATGTTCGCCTGGGTGGTGCCGCTCTTTGGAGGAGACTTCGGCGTGCGGCAGTGGCACCACATGCTCATGTGGTTCTTCCCCATCTTCATCCTCGTGCACGTCTACCTGGTGGCGTACCATGACTACGTGGAAGGCCGCGGCGTGATGTCATCGATGGTGGGGGGCTGGAAGTTCATCGACCGGCCGTCACCGGGCGCGCGTTCCAGAAGGTGA
- a CDS encoding hydrogenase maturation protease, producing the protein MGIHAIRALEEADLPADVPLVDGGTGGFHLLALFHEHDAMILIDATLDGAEPGTVRVLHPRFASDFPRSLSAHDIGLRDLVEAAVLTRPLPRIDLITVSIPRINPMTLELTPAVAAAIPEVVAKVRLLLEERPAG; encoded by the coding sequence GTGGGCATCCACGCCATCCGCGCGCTCGAAGAGGCAGACCTCCCCGCCGATGTGCCGCTGGTGGACGGCGGCACCGGCGGGTTTCATCTCCTTGCATTATTCCATGAACATGATGCGATGATCCTGATTGACGCCACCCTGGACGGTGCCGAGCCCGGCACCGTGCGCGTTCTCCACCCCCGCTTCGCCAGCGACTTCCCCCGATCGCTCAGCGCGCATGACATCGGCCTGCGCGACCTGGTGGAGGCGGCGGTGCTCACGCGCCCGTTGCCGCGCATCGACCTGATCACGGTGTCGATCCCCCGCATCAACCCCATGACACTCGAACTCACGCCCGCGGTGGCCGCTGCCATCCCCGAGGTGGTGGCGAAGGTTCGATTGTTGCTGGAAGAGAGACCGGCAGGCTGA
- the hypE gene encoding hydrogenase expression/formation protein HypE: MSTEKRPDPAQWSCPVPGESPETVQLAHGGGGRFSQKLIESVFVPALRNPALEALHDGAVLTLPPGRIAFSSDSFVISPIFFPGGDIGSLAVHGTVNDLAMCGARPLHLSAAYIIEEGLPMADLKRIAQSMGRAAAEAGVSVVTGDTKVVDRGKGDGVFINTSGIGVIPEGVEIAPTRARAGDVVLVSGEIAVHGIAILSVRQGLQFETEIVSDSAPLNGLVDAALKVAGSHVHVLRDPTRGGVASALNEIAALAQVGIELHETAIPVNEAVKGACEILGFDPLYVANEGKCIAIVARSHAEAVLDVWRGHPLGAGAAIIGEVCDTPRGRVVLRTRIGAKRVVDMLSGEQLPRIC; encoded by the coding sequence GCCCACGGGGGCGGCGGCCGCTTCAGCCAGAAGCTGATTGAAAGCGTGTTCGTGCCGGCACTGCGCAACCCTGCGCTCGAAGCGCTGCACGATGGCGCGGTGCTGACGCTGCCGCCCGGTCGCATCGCGTTTTCCAGCGACTCCTTCGTGATCAGCCCCATCTTCTTTCCCGGCGGCGACATCGGCTCGCTGGCAGTACACGGCACCGTGAACGACCTCGCCATGTGTGGCGCGCGCCCCCTGCACCTCTCCGCGGCCTACATCATCGAGGAAGGGCTCCCCATGGCCGACCTCAAGCGCATCGCGCAGTCGATGGGCCGCGCGGCGGCCGAGGCCGGCGTTTCCGTAGTCACCGGCGACACCAAGGTGGTGGATCGCGGCAAGGGGGACGGCGTGTTCATCAACACGTCGGGCATCGGCGTGATTCCGGAAGGCGTGGAGATCGCGCCCACGCGCGCACGCGCGGGTGACGTGGTGCTGGTGAGCGGCGAGATCGCCGTGCACGGCATCGCCATCCTGTCCGTGCGCCAGGGACTGCAGTTCGAGACGGAGATCGTGAGCGACTCCGCCCCGCTCAACGGCCTGGTGGACGCGGCATTGAAAGTGGCGGGGAGCCACGTGCACGTGCTGCGCGATCCCACGCGCGGTGGTGTGGCGAGCGCGCTCAACGAGATCGCCGCCCTCGCGCAGGTGGGGATCGAACTCCACGAGACCGCGATCCCGGTGAACGAGGCGGTCAAGGGCGCGTGCGAGATCCTGGGATTCGACCCGCTCTACGTGGCCAACGAGGGCAAGTGCATTGCCATCGTGGCGCGTTCCCACGCCGAGGCGGTGCTGGATGTGTGGCGGGGGCACCCGCTGGGTGCGGGCGCGGCGATCATCGGCGAAGTGTGCGATACGCCGCGGGGCCGCGTGGTGCTGCGCACCCGCATCGGCGCGAAGCGCGTGGTCGACATGCTCTCCGGGGAACAGCTGCCGCGCATCTGCTAG